One stretch of Pontiella desulfatans DNA includes these proteins:
- a CDS encoding pentapeptide repeat-containing protein has protein sequence MEDPVYVKILEEKSRWKKAFHFVGQLSVVLGIVAIVVNLFLALDERDLAREERAANKFFREQADFRAMYDDVIKNRYSTEKLVEAISEILDKGYSVAGFDLSRTSTSNLIGLSGQNLYAINFNESTLDDSNLSNSDLTRSSFQEAFIHKINFSNALLIITDFREANLSYTDFSKANLGKAILDDSDQYNIQYTESEMIETSSTNATYDNVDFFKAYLAEADFSQVTVKSSALLEIEIEESVFRFSSFDSSDLNGARITNSDFYGSKLSSCSFVGASVTSSDFSDATLKNITFDQADLTDTSFSFTSFANVNFGSANLDNARIFGALFIGCDLSSVSNLKQESVDRAFGSHSTKLPNYINRPKNWNQSDGESSDQWVDFESEKNLNKKIAN, from the coding sequence ATGGAAGATCCGGTCTATGTAAAAATCCTTGAGGAAAAAAGTAGGTGGAAAAAGGCTTTTCATTTCGTGGGACAGCTCAGTGTGGTGCTGGGAATCGTCGCTATCGTCGTGAATCTCTTTTTAGCTCTTGATGAACGAGATTTGGCTAGAGAGGAGCGTGCTGCAAACAAATTTTTTCGAGAGCAAGCTGATTTTCGAGCGATGTATGATGATGTAATCAAGAACAGGTACAGTACGGAGAAGCTTGTGGAGGCCATAAGCGAAATACTTGACAAGGGTTACAGTGTTGCGGGATTTGACCTATCCCGAACATCGACTAGTAACCTAATTGGTCTTTCCGGTCAGAATCTCTATGCCATTAATTTCAATGAATCAACACTCGATGATTCCAATCTATCAAATTCTGATTTAACAAGGTCTTCTTTCCAAGAGGCTTTTATTCACAAGATAAATTTCTCGAATGCATTGCTCATTATTACTGATTTTCGAGAGGCGAATTTGAGTTATACGGATTTTTCAAAGGCAAATCTCGGTAAGGCGATTTTGGATGATAGTGATCAATACAATATCCAATATACAGAGTCGGAGATGATCGAGACATCATCGACTAATGCGACTTATGATAATGTTGATTTCTTTAAGGCATATCTGGCCGAAGCAGACTTCTCTCAAGTCACGGTCAAATCCTCAGCGTTACTAGAAATTGAAATTGAAGAGTCTGTTTTTAGGTTTTCCAGCTTTGATAGCTCTGATCTTAATGGTGCAAGAATCACAAATAGTGACTTTTACGGCAGTAAGTTATCGAGCTGTTCATTTGTTGGGGCTTCAGTTACTTCATCTGATTTTTCAGATGCCACGCTGAAAAACATCACTTTTGATCAAGCGGATTTAACCGATACCTCATTTAGTTTTACTTCTTTTGCTAACGTTAATTTCGGTAGTGCCAATCTTGACAATGCCCGGATCTTCGGGGCTCTGTTCATCGGGTGCGATCTCTCTTCGGTCTCTAACCTTAAACAAGAATCGGTTGATCGGGCATTTGGCAGTCACAGCACTAAATTGCCAAATTACATCAATCGGCCTAAAAACTGGAACCAGTCTGATGGGGAAAGCTCTGATCAATGGGTGGATTTTGAGTCGGAAAAGAATCTGAATAAAAAAATCGCTAACTGA
- a CDS encoding GNAT family N-acetyltransferase produces the protein MKIRTATIEDVPVMAELLHELFAIEEDFTADFQTQAQGLELLLGRPGAQIFVAESGGKVVGMCTVQIHISTAKGREVGLVEDVIVDIDHRGRGIGAALLRALEEWAIERGLGRLQLQTDRDNHPALGFYRRQGWHLTNLIGWMKHL, from the coding sequence ATGAAGATCAGGACCGCCACCATAGAGGATGTTCCGGTGATGGCCGAGCTGCTCCACGAGCTGTTCGCCATCGAGGAGGATTTCACCGCCGACTTCCAAACCCAGGCGCAGGGGCTCGAACTCCTGCTGGGCCGACCGGGGGCGCAAATCTTCGTGGCCGAGTCCGGCGGGAAAGTCGTTGGCATGTGCACCGTGCAAATCCATATCTCGACGGCCAAGGGCCGCGAGGTCGGTCTGGTGGAAGACGTCATCGTCGATATCGACCACCGGGGCCGGGGCATCGGCGCCGCCCTGCTCCGAGCCCTCGAGGAGTGGGCGATTGAACGCGGCCTTGGCCGGCTCCAACTACAGACCGACCGCGACAACCACCCCGCCCTCGGCTTCTACCGCCGCCAAGGCTGGCACCTCACCAACCTCATCGGCTGGATGAAGCATTTGTAA
- a CDS encoding sigma-54 interaction domain-containing protein: protein MPNCKFDNPTLCDQRHIKELETLADIARTLSSKSQQEEVLLEVIDVLEKSRSVKRGTLMLLTADGRELRVEAVKDLKVRQAEGAAYRRGEGITGQVLESGELRVVPLVSDEPRFKGRLHGRSDEKLSFICVPIMVENETVGTLSVDCDARPLPELNELARFLSIVATMIANDVSARRTSRMEREVLESENLRLRTEMMEKFQPENMIGNSHLMHEVYTRIHQVSASDTTVLIRGESGTGKELVAAAIHYSSGRAKKPFVKVNCAALNENLLESELFGHEKGAFTGALQTRIGRVQEAEGGTLFLDEIGDFSPTTQVKLLRVLQERTYERVGSNELRKANVRIIAATNADLETAILENQFRQDLFYRINVFPIHLPALRARRDDILTLTNFFVKKYAKQMAVEIRRVSTPAINMLMAYHWPGNVRELENTIEYAVLMGREDGVIHGHDLPPTLQTPVAIAATGSNQHTLKARVAMLERDLIVDSLKRHKGTISAAARELGITERMVRYKIQKLDIDYETLFKKRRKKKTPTRK from the coding sequence ATGCCAAATTGTAAGTTTGATAATCCAACCCTCTGTGACCAGCGGCACATCAAGGAGCTCGAAACCTTGGCCGACATCGCCCGTACTCTCTCTTCGAAATCGCAGCAGGAAGAGGTTCTCCTCGAAGTAATCGATGTGCTTGAAAAAAGCCGCAGCGTGAAGCGTGGAACACTGATGCTGCTCACGGCCGACGGACGCGAGTTGCGCGTCGAGGCGGTGAAAGACCTTAAAGTGCGGCAGGCCGAGGGCGCGGCCTACCGCCGCGGCGAAGGCATTACCGGGCAGGTGCTCGAATCCGGCGAACTGCGCGTGGTTCCGCTTGTTTCGGACGAGCCCCGCTTCAAGGGGCGCCTGCATGGGCGGTCCGACGAAAAGCTCAGCTTCATCTGCGTTCCAATCATGGTCGAGAACGAAACCGTGGGCACCCTTTCGGTCGATTGCGATGCGCGGCCCTTGCCCGAGCTCAACGAGCTCGCGCGGTTTCTTTCCATCGTCGCCACCATGATCGCCAACGACGTTTCGGCGCGGCGGACCTCGCGCATGGAGCGCGAAGTGCTCGAATCCGAAAACCTGCGGCTGCGCACGGAGATGATGGAAAAATTCCAGCCGGAAAACATGATCGGCAACTCGCACCTGATGCACGAGGTCTATACCCGCATCCACCAGGTTTCCGCCTCCGACACCACGGTGCTGATCCGCGGCGAGTCGGGCACCGGCAAGGAGCTGGTGGCCGCCGCGATCCACTACAGCAGCGGCCGGGCAAAGAAACCCTTCGTGAAGGTCAACTGCGCGGCGCTGAACGAAAACCTGCTGGAGAGCGAACTTTTCGGCCACGAAAAAGGCGCCTTCACGGGGGCGCTGCAAACGCGCATCGGCCGGGTGCAGGAAGCCGAAGGCGGCACCCTCTTCCTCGACGAAATCGGCGACTTCTCCCCCACCACCCAGGTCAAGCTGCTGCGCGTATTGCAGGAACGCACCTACGAACGCGTCGGCAGCAACGAGCTGCGCAAAGCCAACGTCCGCATCATCGCCGCCACCAACGCCGACCTCGAAACCGCGATTCTCGAAAACCAGTTCCGGCAGGACTTGTTCTACCGCATCAACGTTTTCCCGATCCACCTGCCCGCCCTGCGCGCGCGGCGCGACGACATCCTGACGCTCACCAATTTTTTCGTGAAGAAGTATGCCAAGCAGATGGCGGTCGAAATCCGCCGCGTCAGCACCCCGGCCATCAACATGCTGATGGCCTACCACTGGCCAGGCAATGTGCGCGAACTCGAAAACACAATCGAATACGCGGTGCTCATGGGCCGGGAGGATGGCGTCATCCATGGCCACGACTTGCCGCCCACCCTGCAGACGCCCGTGGCCATTGCCGCAACCGGCAGCAACCAGCATACGCTCAAGGCGCGCGTCGCCATGCTCGAGCGCGACCTGATCGTCGACTCGCTCAAACGGCACAAGGGCACCATCAGCGCCGCCGCCCGCGAGCTCGGCATTACCGAGCGCATGGTGCGCTACAAGATCCAGAAGCTCGATATCGACTACGAAACCCTGTTCAAAAAACGACGGAAGAAAAAAACTCCAACTCGAAAATAA
- a CDS encoding homocitrate synthase/isopropylmalate synthase family protein, with product MKSPYLIDTTLRDGEQMPGAVFTREEKIGIAIALAETGVGEIEAGIPMMGRTEQEDIAAILALNLPCRITGWCRAALADLDAAEAAGLESVHLSFPLSGHHFQALGKSEAWVFETLEKVLPEALRRFGYVSVGAQDSARADRTLLLAFARGVHGLGANRLRIADTVGVLNPFSTRALFEELHEAVPGLELAFHAHNDLGMATANTLAAYEGGAAAADVTVAGIGERAGNAAFEQVAMAVPELGIKTHLLTPLCNLVLPAAGMEAPRCFPIIGKNVFSHESGIHVHAVLNHRAAYEPFSAADIGRTDDTQIVLGVHSGEAALRHALEKIHINPGKEPLGWLLNRIRNHALETKQPVTPRQLRNMFYE from the coding sequence ATGAAATCCCCTTATTTAATCGACACCACCCTGCGCGACGGCGAACAGATGCCCGGCGCGGTCTTCACGCGAGAAGAAAAAATCGGGATCGCCATCGCCCTCGCCGAAACCGGCGTGGGCGAGATCGAGGCCGGCATCCCGATGATGGGCCGCACCGAGCAGGAGGACATCGCCGCCATCCTTGCGCTCAACCTACCCTGCCGAATCACCGGCTGGTGCCGCGCCGCGCTGGCCGACCTCGACGCCGCCGAAGCCGCCGGCCTTGAATCCGTCCACCTCTCGTTCCCCCTTTCCGGCCACCACTTCCAGGCCCTGGGCAAATCCGAGGCATGGGTTTTCGAAACCCTCGAAAAGGTGCTGCCCGAAGCCTTGCGGCGGTTTGGATATGTTTCCGTCGGCGCACAGGATTCGGCACGCGCCGACCGCACCCTCTTACTTGCCTTTGCCCGCGGCGTGCATGGACTCGGAGCGAACCGCTTGCGGATCGCCGATACCGTGGGCGTGCTGAACCCATTCTCAACGCGGGCACTTTTTGAGGAACTGCACGAAGCCGTTCCCGGACTCGAACTGGCGTTCCATGCCCACAACGACCTCGGCATGGCCACGGCCAACACGCTCGCCGCCTACGAAGGCGGAGCAGCGGCAGCCGACGTCACCGTCGCCGGCATCGGCGAACGCGCCGGCAACGCCGCCTTCGAACAGGTGGCGATGGCGGTGCCGGAGCTGGGCATCAAGACCCACCTGTTGACCCCGTTGTGCAACCTCGTTCTGCCGGCCGCCGGAATGGAAGCGCCCCGGTGCTTCCCGATCATCGGGAAAAACGTCTTCAGCCACGAGTCGGGCATCCATGTGCACGCCGTGCTCAACCACCGGGCGGCCTACGAACCCTTTTCCGCCGCCGATATCGGCCGCACCGACGACACGCAGATCGTGCTCGGCGTCCATTCCGGCGAGGCGGCGCTCCGCCACGCCCTTGAAAAAATCCATATCAATCCCGGCAAGGAGCCGCTCGGCTGGCTGCTCAACCGAATCCGCAACCACGCCCTCGAAACCAAGCAGCCCGTCACCCCGCGCCAGCTCCGGAATATGTTTTATGAATAA
- a CDS encoding DUF2490 domain-containing protein, whose product MKFATVVVLAWAALGVATRCRAWDASENIIRLEGAVKGPLSDSFTLKLVENHRYTEKGSFHYYHHTELELGWAFAENWRLSPAFRYITARSKESDWISKPTWLLNLNNSASWRGLNLRTRLRLFHTDLDSVDAITDFRPKLTLQPTQGFTGWSIKPYIADELIYNFQDNSFYRNRFSGGVKLVPLKPLSFDLFLMQELTRLGSQNDWKERYNFGCSAAVYF is encoded by the coding sequence GTGAAGTTTGCAACCGTTGTAGTCCTCGCCTGGGCGGCGCTGGGTGTGGCAACACGTTGCCGGGCCTGGGATGCCTCCGAAAACATTATCCGGCTAGAAGGTGCCGTCAAGGGCCCGCTTTCGGATTCGTTCACGCTGAAACTGGTGGAAAACCACCGCTACACCGAAAAGGGGAGCTTCCACTACTATCACCACACCGAGCTGGAGCTGGGCTGGGCGTTTGCCGAAAACTGGCGGCTTTCCCCCGCCTTCCGCTACATCACGGCCCGTTCCAAGGAGTCCGACTGGATCAGCAAGCCCACCTGGCTGCTCAACCTGAACAACTCGGCCAGCTGGCGCGGATTGAATCTTAGAACGCGGCTGCGCTTGTTCCACACCGACCTGGATTCGGTGGACGCTATCACCGATTTCCGTCCCAAGCTCACGCTGCAACCGACCCAGGGGTTCACCGGATGGAGCATCAAACCCTACATCGCCGATGAACTGATTTATAACTTCCAGGACAACAGTTTCTACCGCAACCGGTTCAGCGGAGGCGTCAAGCTCGTCCCGCTCAAGCCCCTGTCGTTCGACCTGTTCCTTATGCAGGAGCTGACCCGGCTCGGTAGCCAGAACGATTGGAAAGAGCGCTACAACTTCGGCTGCTCGGCCGCCGTTTACTTCTAG
- a CDS encoding thermonuclease family protein has product MGFEVIRHLAYTRFMKNADWLYHYKALVTDAYDGDTVTVEIDLGLKTAIKGEKLRLHRINAPEMRGDEKEAGKVARDYLRGRILGKEVLLETIKDKRGKYGRYLAEIWLEQDGGFININDELVTRGLAVYKEY; this is encoded by the coding sequence ATGGGGTTTGAAGTCATTCGCCATTTGGCCTACACTCGGTTCATGAAAAATGCAGACTGGCTATACCATTACAAGGCACTGGTAACGGATGCGTACGACGGCGACACGGTCACCGTGGAAATCGACCTGGGGCTGAAAACGGCCATCAAGGGCGAAAAGCTACGGCTCCACCGGATCAATGCTCCGGAGATGCGCGGCGACGAAAAGGAAGCGGGCAAGGTTGCGCGCGACTACCTGCGCGGACGTATCCTCGGCAAGGAGGTGCTCCTCGAAACCATCAAGGACAAACGAGGCAAGTATGGCCGCTACCTCGCCGAAATCTGGCTGGAGCAGGACGGCGGTTTCATCAACATCAACGATGAACTGGTTACCAGAGGACTTGCGGTTTACAAGGAGTATTAG
- a CDS encoding helix-hairpin-helix domain-containing protein: MFTGVCLGGELVRLDGAVLADYGGNDGDSFMIEHNDKKQVVRLYYVDCPETHATTESDARRVREQAQHFGMADKRKVFEYGKEAANFTEKQLAKPFTVHTAYADAMGRSPGGRVFAFVTTADGHDLAELLVEHGYARSYGYRRELPDGTHYKEAAARLDDKETVAALKKQGIWKATNPDRLVELRAASRLEVAELNAITNSAAIKGPININTATAEELQAIKGVGPATAARIIELRPINSADDLDRIPRLPQKTKANIIQDTGL; this comes from the coding sequence ATGTTCACTGGCGTTTGCCTCGGCGGCGAACTGGTGCGGCTAGATGGCGCGGTGCTGGCCGACTATGGCGGCAACGACGGCGACAGCTTCATGATTGAACACAACGACAAGAAGCAGGTCGTCCGCCTCTACTATGTCGACTGCCCGGAAACCCATGCCACCACCGAATCCGATGCCCGGCGCGTGCGCGAGCAGGCGCAGCATTTCGGCATGGCGGACAAGCGGAAGGTTTTCGAGTATGGCAAGGAAGCCGCGAACTTTACCGAAAAGCAGCTGGCCAAACCCTTCACCGTCCACACCGCGTATGCCGATGCCATGGGGCGGTCACCGGGCGGGCGCGTCTTCGCCTTCGTTACCACCGCCGACGGGCACGACCTCGCCGAACTGCTGGTTGAACACGGATACGCCCGTTCCTACGGCTACCGCCGCGAGCTCCCCGACGGCACCCACTACAAGGAAGCCGCCGCCCGCCTCGACGACAAGGAAACCGTCGCGGCCCTGAAGAAACAGGGAATCTGGAAAGCCACCAACCCCGACCGCCTGGTCGAACTACGCGCCGCCTCCCGCCTGGAGGTGGCCGAGCTCAACGCCATCACCAACTCCGCCGCCATCAAAGGCCCCATCAACATCAACACCGCCACCGCCGAAGAACTGCAAGCCATCAAGGGCGTCGGTCCCGCCACCGCCGCGCGCATCATCGAACTCCGCCCCATCAACTCCGCCGACGACCTCGACCGCATCCCCCGCCTTCCCCAAAAAACCAAGGCCAACATCATCCAAGACACCGGCCTTTAG
- a CDS encoding 3-keto-disaccharide hydrolase: MKRLPTLIATLALSTAALAEGEYTSLFNGKDLDGWIVKIAKSEMGENPGNMFRVEDGLLTVSYADYAGEKFTGEFGHIHTDKPYTNYRFRCEYRFIGEQVPGAPKWAYANSGIMLHCPHPSNMEVNQNFPNSAEFQLLGDTRTTGSLFTPGCMVEKDGKEVKGSVKSTIPSKPFGEWVKAEAVVKDGTIQHWINGDLVMEYTNARFDDGTPMNGGHISLQAESHPCQFRNIEILVLD; the protein is encoded by the coding sequence ATGAAACGACTGCCCACCCTCATTGCAACACTCGCCCTATCCACCGCCGCCCTCGCCGAAGGCGAATATACCAGCCTGTTCAACGGCAAGGATCTGGATGGATGGATCGTCAAGATCGCCAAATCCGAAATGGGCGAAAACCCCGGCAACATGTTCCGCGTGGAAGATGGACTCCTGACGGTTTCCTACGCCGACTATGCCGGCGAAAAATTCACCGGCGAATTTGGCCACATCCATACCGACAAGCCCTACACGAACTATCGCTTCCGTTGCGAATACCGCTTCATTGGCGAGCAGGTTCCGGGTGCGCCGAAATGGGCCTACGCCAACAGCGGCATCATGCTCCACTGCCCCCACCCCTCCAACATGGAGGTCAACCAAAACTTCCCCAACTCCGCCGAATTCCAGCTTTTGGGCGACACCCGCACCACCGGTTCGCTGTTCACGCCGGGGTGCATGGTCGAAAAGGACGGCAAAGAGGTGAAGGGATCGGTGAAAAGCACGATCCCATCCAAACCGTTCGGCGAATGGGTCAAGGCTGAGGCGGTCGTCAAAGATGGCACCATCCAGCATTGGATCAACGGGGACTTGGTCATGGAATATACCAATGCCCGCTTCGATGACGGCACGCCCATGAACGGCGGCCATATCTCGCTCCAAGCCGAAAGCCACCCGTGCCAGTTCCGCAACATCGAGATCCTGGTGTTGGATTAG
- a CDS encoding Gfo/Idh/MocA family protein, translating into MNIDTRRRTFLASSIATGAGLTLLPSGTLAAGNDKLNIALIGAYGRGRQHHHDLKTQNVVALCDVHGECMAMAAKEFPSAAQYTDWRKCLERKDLDAVVICTPDHHHAFISIWAMNRGLHVYCEKPLGDCVAEARAVREVYLKNKHKLATQHGTQRHALPNFDRVAEMIKGGAIGELKDVHTWGNRTHDKTAYLPATGAPPANIDWEQWIGPTQFHAYNPDYFDLKPGRGCLKWNMYDDFGSWQIGDMGSHTMDLAWNAIDADRPTKIKAFGDAVNPDVCPSELTAIFTMPANDWRDEIRLAWYQGGPRPKSPNSAIDLEKIGHGAMFKGSKGVLIADFNNRILVPLGKETGMDYYTPPKEPRAPIGGFMHQWFNACKGDLKTDCDFDYAGRMIETLMLGLAAHRAGKELTYDAKAGVVTNEPAANAFLSKTYRKGWELNG; encoded by the coding sequence ATGAACATCGATACCAGAAGACGAACCTTCCTCGCATCCAGCATCGCCACCGGCGCCGGCCTGACCCTCCTTCCCAGCGGAACGTTGGCGGCCGGAAACGACAAACTCAACATTGCCCTGATCGGCGCCTATGGCCGCGGACGGCAGCACCACCACGACCTGAAAACCCAGAACGTCGTCGCCCTTTGCGACGTGCATGGCGAATGCATGGCCATGGCCGCCAAGGAATTCCCGAGCGCGGCGCAATACACCGACTGGCGCAAATGCCTGGAGCGAAAGGATCTCGACGCCGTGGTCATCTGCACCCCGGACCACCACCACGCCTTCATCTCCATCTGGGCCATGAACCGCGGTCTGCACGTCTACTGCGAAAAGCCCCTGGGCGACTGCGTGGCCGAGGCGCGCGCCGTCCGCGAAGTCTACCTGAAGAACAAGCACAAGCTCGCCACCCAGCACGGCACCCAGCGCCACGCCCTGCCCAACTTCGACCGCGTGGCCGAAATGATCAAGGGCGGCGCCATCGGCGAGCTCAAGGACGTCCATACCTGGGGCAACCGCACGCACGACAAAACCGCCTACCTCCCTGCCACCGGCGCCCCGCCGGCCAACATCGATTGGGAACAGTGGATCGGCCCGACCCAATTCCACGCCTACAACCCCGACTATTTCGACCTGAAGCCCGGAAGAGGCTGCCTCAAATGGAACATGTACGACGACTTCGGCAGTTGGCAGATCGGCGATATGGGCAGCCATACCATGGACCTCGCCTGGAACGCCATCGATGCCGACCGCCCCACCAAGATCAAGGCCTTCGGCGATGCGGTCAACCCCGATGTCTGCCCCTCCGAGCTCACCGCCATCTTCACCATGCCGGCCAACGACTGGCGCGACGAAATCCGCCTGGCCTGGTACCAGGGCGGCCCGCGCCCCAAATCGCCGAACAGCGCGATCGACCTCGAGAAGATTGGCCACGGCGCCATGTTCAAAGGCTCCAAGGGCGTACTCATCGCCGACTTCAACAACCGCATCCTGGTTCCACTCGGAAAAGAGACCGGAATGGATTACTACACGCCGCCCAAGGAACCGCGCGCACCGATCGGCGGCTTCATGCACCAGTGGTTCAACGCCTGCAAGGGCGACCTTAAGACCGACTGCGACTTCGACTATGCCGGCCGCATGATCGAAACCCTGATGCTCGGCCTCGCCGCCCACCGCGCCGGCAAGGAACTGACCTACGACGCCAAGGCCGGCGTGGTTACCAACGAACCCGCCGCCAATGCGTTCCTCTCGAAAACGTATCGCAAAGGCTGGGAATTGAACGGATAG